The genomic DNA TGATGGCGGGCAGAGCCGCCAGCGGATGGGTGCCGGGCAGGATACAGCCCAGCACCGCGTCGGCGATGCGCAGCGACGCGATGCCCTGGTGCTCGCCGGGCGCGAACGCCACGCCCAGGTCGACCTGCTCATTCAGCAGCCGCTCCGCGATCAGGTTGGAATCCATCGATTGCAGCGAGACCCGTACGTTGGGACGGGTCTTCACGAACTCGGCGACCGACTTCGCCAGCCAGGCATTGGCAATGGGCGAGCTGGCGGCAATCGACAGCGAGCCCTGGATGCCCTCGGCGAGATCCTGGCTGAAACGCTCCAGTCCGGAAATGCGCCCGAAGATGTCCTGCACCTCGGGCAGCAGGGCCCGCGCCTCGGGCGAAGGCTCCAGGCGGCCGCCCTGGCGGCGGAACAGCGTGAAACCCAGGCGTTGCTCGAAATGCTTGATCGTGGCGCTGACCGCGGGTTGCGTGACGTTCAGCAGTCCCGCCGCCCCCGTGATCGACCCGGACAGCATCACGGCATGGAAGGCTTCCAGGTGGCGCAGCTGTATGCGGGAATGCATGGCGATGTCTCCATAAGCGGGCTTTATGACCGCCGTGTTTTTTGTGATTGGCAGCCATGTTAGGCCACTCCCTAGAATCCCTGCTCGTGTCGCCCCGGCGCAGCCGCCGGGAGCCTTACTACAGGAGTGATCCATGCAGGCTACGCAGGAAACCGTCTACCGGCCCAAGCAGGAGAACCTTTATTTCCCTGCCTATCCCAAGTTCGACTCCATCG from Orrella dioscoreae includes the following:
- a CDS encoding LysR family transcriptional regulator → MHSRIQLRHLEAFHAVMLSGSITGAAGLLNVTQPAVSATIKHFEQRLGFTLFRRQGGRLEPSPEARALLPEVQDIFGRISGLERFSQDLAEGIQGSLSIAASSPIANAWLAKSVAEFVKTRPNVRVSLQSMDSNLIAERLLNEQVDLGVAFAPGEHQGIASLRIADAVLGCILPGTHPLAALPAITIDDLLPYPVITYVPQALLRHRLGEFLQRPLNIQLEVSTSMTGIVLAFHGAGVALVESSLLGALPIPGLVRRPLVPDIQVQSHLLWSTLRPQRTLSKMFVQHLTGGAGTEGAAPGLAP